From a region of the Stenotrophomonas sp. BIO128-Bstrain genome:
- the phoU gene encoding phosphate signaling complex protein PhoU → MNLPNDHIVKSYDEEQQRLVAEIVRMGEMAVAQLEASMDVIEKRDENAAQRIIANDEAIDALEQHISHDVMRLALRGPMARDLREILAGLRIPADIERIGDYAANVAKRSIALSKVPPLPQIQGLRALGRLAAQQVRRAIEAYRDNDAAAALELRDDDARLDAQYTALFRELLTYMMEDPRNITPCTHLLFMAKNLERVGDHATNIAENVWFLVHGEQALPPREKRDETSSTDHV, encoded by the coding sequence ATGAATCTTCCCAACGACCACATCGTCAAGAGCTACGACGAAGAACAGCAGCGCCTGGTGGCCGAGATCGTGCGCATGGGCGAGATGGCCGTCGCCCAGCTGGAGGCGTCCATGGACGTCATCGAGAAGCGCGACGAGAACGCGGCCCAGCGCATCATCGCCAACGATGAAGCCATCGATGCGCTCGAGCAGCACATCAGCCACGACGTCATGCGCCTGGCGCTGCGCGGGCCGATGGCACGCGACCTGCGCGAGATCCTGGCCGGCCTGCGCATTCCGGCCGACATCGAACGCATCGGCGATTACGCCGCCAACGTGGCCAAGCGCTCGATCGCCCTGAGCAAGGTGCCGCCGCTGCCGCAGATCCAGGGCCTGCGTGCGCTGGGCCGGCTGGCCGCGCAGCAGGTGCGCCGCGCGATCGAAGCCTACCGTGACAACGACGCCGCCGCCGCGCTGGAACTGCGCGACGACGATGCCCGCCTGGACGCGCAGTACACCGCGCTGTTCCGCGAGCTGCTGACGTACATGATGGAGGACCCGCGCAACATCACACCCTGCACCCACCTGCTGTTCATGGCCAAGAACCTGGAGCGCGTGGGCGACCATGCCACCAACATCGCCGAGAACGTGTGGTTCCTGGTGCATGGCGAGCAGGCCCTGCCGCCGCGCGAGAAGCGCGACGAGACGAGCAGTACCGATCACGTCTGA
- a CDS encoding DUF692 domain-containing protein, protein MDRLPLPAAATGLGLRRALLQDLRDAPAGDLDFLECAPENWIGVGGPAGDALAELATRYPLTCHGLSLSLGSTAPLDTSLLDQVGRFLERHKVPLYSEHLSYCSDDGHLYDLLPIPFTEEAVRHTAARIARVQDLLGRRIAVENVSYYLAPEPAMDELAFTTAVLAEADCDLLLDVNNVYVNACNHGYDADAFIAGLPAARIVCLHVAGHLDEAPDLKIDTHGSAVIDPVWALLGRTYARIGPRPTLLERDFNFPPYAELRGELQTIRQRMAAHAGGRHD, encoded by the coding sequence CTGGACCGGTTGCCGCTGCCTGCGGCGGCGACCGGACTTGGCTTGCGCCGCGCCCTGCTGCAGGACCTGCGCGATGCGCCCGCGGGAGATCTCGACTTCCTCGAATGCGCGCCGGAAAACTGGATCGGCGTCGGTGGGCCGGCCGGCGATGCACTGGCCGAACTGGCAACGCGCTACCCGCTTACCTGCCATGGGCTGTCGCTTTCGCTGGGCAGCACTGCGCCACTGGATACCTCCCTGCTCGACCAGGTGGGACGCTTCCTGGAGCGGCACAAGGTGCCGCTGTACAGCGAACACCTGAGCTACTGCAGCGATGACGGCCACCTCTACGACCTGCTGCCGATTCCCTTCACCGAGGAAGCAGTGCGTCACACCGCAGCGCGTATCGCCCGGGTGCAGGACCTGCTGGGCCGGCGCATCGCGGTGGAGAACGTGTCCTATTACCTTGCCCCCGAGCCGGCCATGGACGAACTGGCCTTCACCACGGCGGTGCTCGCCGAGGCCGATTGCGACCTGCTGCTGGACGTCAACAACGTCTACGTCAACGCCTGCAACCACGGCTACGACGCTGATGCCTTCATCGCCGGGCTGCCGGCTGCGCGCATCGTCTGCCTGCATGTGGCCGGTCACCTCGATGAGGCCCCTGACCTGAAGATCGATACGCACGGAAGCGCCGTGATCGATCCGGTCTGGGCGCTGCTCGGCCGCACCTATGCGCGCATCGGGCCCCGCCCGACCCTGCTGGAACGCGATTTCAACTTCCCCCCGTATGCCGAGCTGCGTGGCGAGCTGCAGACCATCCGCCAGCGGATGGCCGCTCATGCAGGAGGCCGGCATGACTGA
- a CDS encoding putative DNA-binding domain-containing protein: MTDVPARLHAQQRALTAHLRDPAQVPAPPGLDARRLGLHERLVFNNVLGLLGNGFPVCVRLLGEAAWAALVRRYLAVHRAQTPLFTELAAEFVQWLQGQATLPHPALAELAHYEWVETALYQLDASPLPPAPGLDPMRAALQRSPLAWPLRYRWPVHRLGTDDAPTRPDPEPTALLVRRDPDGQVRFAAVSPMAAQLLELIGQHPGSTGTTYLQQLAQAHGMAADALLLPGAALLRQCHDSRVIGPAPDAGGRSA, encoded by the coding sequence ATGACTGACGTCCCGGCGCGCCTGCACGCGCAGCAGCGAGCCCTCACCGCGCACCTGCGCGACCCGGCCCAGGTCCCTGCCCCGCCGGGTCTGGACGCGCGCCGGCTGGGCCTCCATGAGCGGCTGGTGTTCAACAACGTGCTCGGGCTGCTGGGCAACGGCTTCCCGGTCTGCGTGCGCCTGCTCGGCGAGGCAGCGTGGGCCGCCCTGGTCCGGCGGTATCTCGCAGTACACCGTGCGCAGACCCCGTTGTTCACCGAACTGGCCGCCGAGTTCGTGCAGTGGTTGCAGGGCCAGGCCACGCTGCCGCATCCGGCACTGGCCGAACTGGCCCATTACGAGTGGGTGGAAACGGCTCTCTACCAGTTGGACGCGTCCCCGCTGCCGCCCGCGCCCGGCCTGGACCCGATGCGCGCGGCGCTGCAGCGCTCACCGCTGGCCTGGCCGCTGCGCTATCGCTGGCCCGTGCACCGGCTCGGCACCGATGACGCGCCGACGCGGCCCGACCCCGAGCCGACCGCGTTGCTGGTCCGCCGCGACCCGGATGGGCAGGTCCGCTTCGCCGCGGTCAGCCCGATGGCCGCGCAGCTGCTGGAGCTGATCGGTCAGCATCCCGGCAGCACCGGCACCACGTATCTGCAGCAGCTTGCGCAGGCACACGGCATGGCGGCCGATGCCCTGCTGCTGCCAGGCGCCGCCCTGCTGCGGCAATGTCACGACAGCAGGGTGATCGGACCGGCCCCCGACGCTGGCGGCCGCAGCGCCTGA
- the rnt gene encoding ribonuclease T has protein sequence MATRFRGFLPVAVDVETGGFDSDRHALLEIAAVPIEMDETGLLYPGQTASAHVVPAEGLEIDPKSLEITGIILDHPFRLAKVERDALDHIFAPIRVAMKKYGCQRAILVGHNAHFDLGFVNAAVNRTGHKRNPFHPFSVFDTVTLGGIAYGQTVLARAATAAGLGWDADEAHSAVYDTEQTAKLFCKVANSWPRP, from the coding sequence ATGGCGACCCGCTTCCGCGGCTTCCTGCCGGTGGCGGTGGACGTGGAGACCGGTGGATTCGACTCGGATCGCCACGCCCTGCTGGAGATCGCCGCGGTGCCGATCGAGATGGACGAGACCGGCCTGCTCTATCCCGGCCAGACCGCCAGCGCCCATGTGGTACCCGCCGAAGGCCTGGAGATCGATCCCAAGTCGCTGGAGATCACCGGCATCATCCTGGACCACCCCTTCCGGCTGGCCAAGGTCGAGCGCGACGCGCTGGACCACATCTTCGCCCCGATCCGGGTGGCGATGAAGAAGTACGGCTGCCAGCGCGCGATCCTGGTCGGGCACAACGCCCACTTCGACCTGGGCTTCGTCAATGCGGCGGTCAACCGGACCGGCCACAAGCGCAACCCGTTCCACCCCTTCAGCGTGTTCGACACCGTCACCCTCGGCGGCATCGCCTATGGCCAGACCGTGCTGGCACGCGCGGCCACCGCAGCCGGGCTGGGCTGGGATGCCGATGAGGCGCACAGCGCGGTGTATGACACCGAGCAGACCGCCAAGCTGTTCTGCAAGGTCGCCAACAGCTGGCCGCGCCCCTGA
- a CDS encoding ligand-binding sensor domain-containing diguanylate cyclase — protein MPTLQAAALWLMLLCAVPWSLSAQDGPPPLRDYAIDVWTSRNGLPHNSLRDIAQTPEGHLWFATWEGLVRYNGLDFTVFDRSTTPGLRDNGVGALLVDRSGGLWISDSRGNVTRRGADGRWQVWEHRPDTPQVLIQAMQMDSHGRLWLLYEGKGIGSLGPDGTFDYQTPPADVPMAMSFTKLVVDAQDRVWVGTLDGLVVRDTDGVQRRAPDSWGLGRGLVWPYRAPDGVMWVVAGERIYRMQDGAPLLQHRLPGVTHITAMLQDRHGDLWLGTENQGLLRLSRHGLERLPTGLSLPGGRVVSLREDAEGSIWVGANGGLYRLRETLFSSFTERDGLSGDYVRTVFEDRLRQLWIGSASGLDRRDAQGRFSPVPLRNNVGKSPSVLSLAQDREGRLWVGTFGDGIFQINEQGQRLHVYGNAEGLPGGNIRAISIDRDGVVWAGTQKGVIRIEAGQVGQPAIPGMPTGLITALAHDAEGGLWIGTIEGIRVLRGDRVQAIDLQRLGGGRSVFGFQQIGDAMWISTDRGLYRYQQGTLARVGLEQGMPVDTVFQLVPDRVGNVWISSNRGVLRTDMAMLNAVADGRAARVEVEHYNEIDGMANSQANGSSGPSAILRQDGTFWVVTAGGLSMVDPLRLQRFRERLAPPAVIESVQVDGAPLHWQGSDHNSIPGGRRLSVSYVGLSYLLSERIRYRTRLDGLDKGWIERGQQRSVEFIGLPPGDYTLHVSAAHPGGAWSDSEAVWEFTVEPFLWQRRSVQLVAALMLLAGLIALYRYLINRYKASNVRLARMVKEATLDLQTQTVNLQALNLEKTELADRLAVQAEAFERQAREDALTGLPNRRAFDEALARDFARSQRSHHPLCLVVLDIDHFKEVNDRHSHSVGDVVLVEVARLLASACRDSDMPARTGGEEFALLLNDTRLDEAAQVCARLRGLFHDHPDWAGIAGLTVTFSAGLVELDAADRTPMLLYQRADRALYRAKSEGRDRTAIG, from the coding sequence ATGCCGACCCTGCAGGCGGCTGCGCTGTGGCTGATGCTGCTGTGCGCGGTCCCGTGGTCGCTCTCGGCCCAGGATGGCCCGCCGCCGCTGCGTGACTATGCGATCGATGTCTGGACCTCGCGCAACGGGCTGCCGCACAACTCGCTGCGCGACATCGCCCAGACCCCCGAAGGGCATCTGTGGTTCGCCACCTGGGAAGGCCTGGTCCGCTACAACGGGCTGGATTTCACGGTATTCGACCGCAGCACCACGCCGGGCCTGCGCGACAACGGCGTCGGCGCGCTGCTGGTGGACCGCAGTGGCGGGCTGTGGATCAGTGATTCGCGCGGCAATGTGACCCGGCGCGGCGCGGACGGCCGCTGGCAGGTCTGGGAGCATCGCCCCGATACCCCGCAGGTGCTGATCCAGGCGATGCAGATGGACAGCCATGGGCGGCTGTGGCTGCTGTATGAAGGCAAGGGCATCGGCAGCCTGGGCCCGGACGGCACGTTCGACTATCAGACGCCGCCGGCCGATGTGCCGATGGCGATGAGTTTCACCAAGCTGGTGGTGGATGCGCAGGACCGGGTCTGGGTCGGCACGCTGGACGGCCTGGTCGTGCGCGACACCGATGGCGTGCAGCGCCGCGCGCCGGACAGCTGGGGATTGGGGCGCGGCCTGGTATGGCCGTACCGCGCGCCCGATGGGGTGATGTGGGTGGTGGCCGGTGAGCGCATCTACCGCATGCAGGATGGGGCGCCGCTGCTGCAGCACCGCCTGCCGGGGGTGACCCACATCACTGCGATGCTGCAGGACCGCCACGGCGACCTGTGGCTGGGCACCGAGAACCAGGGCCTGCTGCGCTTGTCGCGGCACGGGCTGGAGCGTTTGCCGACCGGGCTGTCGCTGCCCGGGGGGCGCGTGGTCAGCCTGCGCGAAGACGCCGAGGGCAGCATCTGGGTGGGCGCCAATGGCGGCCTGTACCGCTTGCGCGAAACCTTGTTCAGCAGCTTCACCGAGCGCGACGGGCTCAGCGGCGACTACGTGCGCACGGTGTTCGAGGATCGCCTGCGCCAGCTCTGGATCGGCAGCGCCAGCGGCCTGGACCGGCGCGACGCGCAGGGGCGCTTCAGCCCGGTGCCGCTGCGCAACAACGTTGGCAAGAGCCCCTCGGTGCTGAGCCTGGCGCAGGATCGTGAGGGCAGGTTGTGGGTGGGCACGTTCGGCGACGGCATCTTCCAGATCAACGAACAGGGCCAGCGCCTGCACGTCTACGGCAACGCCGAAGGGCTGCCAGGCGGCAACATCCGCGCGATCAGCATCGACCGCGACGGGGTGGTCTGGGCCGGGACCCAGAAAGGCGTGATCCGCATCGAGGCCGGCCAGGTCGGGCAGCCGGCGATTCCCGGCATGCCGACCGGGCTGATCACCGCGCTGGCGCATGATGCTGAGGGCGGGCTGTGGATCGGCACCATCGAGGGCATCCGGGTGCTGCGCGGCGACCGGGTGCAGGCCATCGACCTGCAGCGCCTGGGCGGCGGGCGCAGCGTGTTCGGCTTCCAGCAGATCGGCGATGCGATGTGGATCAGCACCGACCGCGGCCTGTACCGCTACCAGCAAGGCACGCTGGCGCGGGTCGGCCTGGAGCAGGGCATGCCGGTGGACACCGTGTTCCAGCTGGTGCCCGACCGGGTCGGCAATGTCTGGATCAGCAGCAACCGCGGCGTGCTGCGCACCGACATGGCGATGCTCAATGCCGTCGCTGACGGGCGCGCCGCGCGGGTGGAGGTCGAGCATTACAACGAGATCGACGGCATGGCCAATTCACAGGCCAACGGCAGCTCCGGGCCATCGGCGATCCTGCGTCAGGACGGCACGTTCTGGGTGGTGACCGCTGGTGGCCTGAGCATGGTCGACCCGCTGCGGCTGCAGCGCTTCCGCGAGCGCCTGGCGCCGCCGGCGGTGATCGAGAGCGTGCAGGTCGATGGGGCGCCGCTGCATTGGCAGGGCAGCGACCATAATTCGATTCCCGGTGGGCGCCGCTTGAGCGTGAGTTACGTCGGGCTGAGCTATCTGCTTTCCGAGCGTATCCGCTACCGCACCCGTCTGGATGGCCTGGACAAAGGCTGGATCGAGCGCGGCCAGCAGCGCAGCGTGGAGTTCATCGGCCTGCCGCCGGGCGACTACACGCTGCACGTGTCCGCTGCGCATCCGGGCGGTGCCTGGAGCGACAGTGAAGCGGTGTGGGAATTCACGGTGGAACCGTTCCTGTGGCAACGCCGCAGTGTGCAGCTGGTCGCCGCGCTGATGTTGCTGGCCGGGCTGATCGCGTTGTACCGGTATCTGATCAACCGCTACAAGGCCAGCAATGTACGGCTGGCACGGATGGTGAAGGAAGCGACGCTGGATCTGCAGACGCAGACGGTGAACCTGCAGGCGCTGAATCTGGAGAAGACCGAACTGGCTGACCGGCTGGCAGTGCAGGCCGAGGCCTTCGAGCGGCAGGCCCGCGAAGACGCCCTGACCGGGCTGCCGAACCGGCGCGCGTTCGATGAAGCGCTGGCGCGTGATTTCGCGCGCTCGCAGCGCAGCCACCACCCTCTGTGCTTGGTGGTGCTGGACATCGACCACTTCAAGGAAGTGAACGACCGGCACAGCCATTCGGTGGGCGATGTGGTGCTGGTGGAAGTGGCGCGGCTGCTGGCCTCGGCCTGCCGTGATTCGGACATGCCGGCGCGTACCGGCGGCGAAGAATTCGCGCTGCTGCTCAATGACACCCGCCTGGACGAAGCCGCCCAGGTCTGCGCGCGCCTGCGCGGCTTGTTCCATGACCACCCCGACTGGGCAGGCATCGCGGGGCTGACGGTGACCTTCAGCGCCGGCCTGGTCGAGCTGGATGCCGCCGACCGCACGCCGATGCTGCTCTACCAGCGCGCCGACCGCGCGCTGTACCGGGCCAAGAGCGAAGGGCGCGACAGAACCGCTATCGGTTGA
- a CDS encoding ATP-binding protein → MTRLRRFFSSMVGRLFVILLLGMSVAAIGATMLASTKRQQEFERQNLNRIADRLQGFVNLLDGNPELRERLLGSGGPSVRQLPEGARIGRPDAALMEILDDRPGPVASSQVAFTSFRSCLPRLPELLPPPRDKEKMRHPPRERDPSFIPPKCRVVTLQLSDGTPLRLALDSPAVAHNGVLAVDPLFLTLLVVAIAILAYIVARMASAPLQRLADAAAALGDDLQGAPMPVTGPFEVRRAAEAFNAMQKRLQRHLGERTQMLAAITHDLQTPVTRLRLRLENVTDEALRERLIGDLGAMQALIREGLELARSAESAEQRAALDLDSLLESIVEDAAEAGGDVRFEQPSGAVLMLRPLAMHRLFSNLVDNALMYGQTARVRVKQSGQDVEVRIRDSGPGLAEDELEAVFDPFVRLETSRSRQTGGAGLGLTIARALAEKDGASLHLRNHPQGGLEAIVRWSSPARAPAGSRGG, encoded by the coding sequence ATGACACGCCTGCGCCGTTTCTTTTCCTCGATGGTGGGACGATTGTTCGTCATCCTGCTGCTGGGCATGAGCGTGGCCGCGATCGGCGCGACCATGCTGGCCAGCACCAAGCGCCAGCAGGAATTTGAACGGCAGAACCTCAACCGCATCGCTGATCGCCTGCAGGGCTTCGTGAACCTGCTCGACGGCAATCCGGAACTCCGCGAGCGCCTTCTCGGCAGTGGCGGGCCGAGCGTGCGCCAGTTGCCGGAAGGTGCGCGCATCGGCCGGCCCGACGCGGCGTTGATGGAGATCCTCGATGACCGGCCCGGGCCGGTGGCGAGCAGCCAGGTCGCCTTCACCTCCTTCCGCTCCTGCCTGCCGCGGCTGCCGGAACTGCTGCCGCCGCCGCGCGACAAGGAAAAGATGCGGCATCCGCCGCGTGAGCGTGATCCGTCTTTCATTCCGCCCAAGTGCCGTGTGGTGACCCTGCAGCTGAGCGATGGCACGCCGCTGCGGCTGGCGCTGGATTCCCCGGCGGTTGCGCATAACGGCGTGCTTGCCGTGGACCCGCTGTTCCTGACCCTGCTGGTGGTGGCGATCGCGATCCTTGCCTACATCGTGGCGCGGATGGCCAGTGCACCGCTGCAGCGCTTGGCTGATGCCGCCGCGGCGCTGGGCGATGACCTGCAGGGCGCGCCGATGCCGGTGACCGGCCCGTTCGAGGTCCGCCGCGCCGCGGAGGCCTTCAATGCCATGCAGAAGCGCCTGCAGCGCCACCTCGGTGAACGCACCCAGATGCTGGCGGCGATCACCCACGACCTTCAGACCCCGGTGACCCGCCTGCGGCTGCGGCTGGAGAACGTCACCGACGAGGCCCTGCGTGAGCGCCTGATCGGCGACCTGGGCGCGATGCAGGCATTGATCCGCGAAGGCCTGGAGCTGGCCCGCAGCGCCGAGAGCGCCGAACAGCGGGCCGCGCTGGATCTGGATTCGCTGCTGGAGAGCATCGTGGAAGATGCCGCCGAGGCCGGTGGGGATGTGCGCTTCGAGCAGCCGAGCGGGGCGGTACTGATGCTGCGGCCGCTGGCGATGCATCGCCTGTTCTCCAACCTGGTCGACAACGCGTTGATGTATGGGCAGACCGCACGGGTGCGCGTGAAGCAATCCGGGCAGGACGTCGAGGTCCGCATCCGCGACAGCGGCCCGGGCCTGGCCGAGGACGAACTGGAAGCCGTGTTCGACCCGTTCGTGCGGTTGGAAACCTCGCGTTCGCGCCAGACTGGCGGGGCCGGGTTGGGGCTGACCATCGCCCGCGCACTGGCCGAGAAGGATGGGGCAAGCCTGCACCTGCGCAACCATCCGCAGGGCGGGCTGGAGGCCATCGTGCGCTGGAGCTCGCCGGCGCGGGCCCCGGCCGGATCCCGCGGCGGCTGA
- a CDS encoding response regulator transcription factor, with amino-acid sequence METANSMHRLLIVDDDNDIRQLLAEQLGRAGYLVSTAGDGHGMRQLLEREHVDLIVLDLNLPREDGLTLCRDLRARSSTPVIMLTARSEPIDRVLGLEMGADDYLAKPFEPRELLARIRNVLRRTEALPANLEPLAIRRARFSSWIFDLEHRHLVDPDGRVVVLSGAEFRLLRVFVGHANKVLSREQLVSLSSGRNYESQDRAIDLQVSRLRNKLADDGGSDGLIKTVRNEGYVLAAAVTLE; translated from the coding sequence ATGGAGACTGCCAACAGCATGCATAGACTGCTGATCGTCGATGACGACAACGATATCCGCCAGCTGCTCGCCGAGCAGCTCGGCCGCGCCGGTTACCTGGTGAGCACTGCCGGCGATGGCCACGGCATGCGCCAGCTGCTGGAGCGCGAGCACGTGGACCTGATCGTGCTCGACCTCAACCTGCCGCGCGAAGACGGCCTGACCCTGTGCCGGGATCTGCGTGCGCGTTCGAGCACGCCGGTGATCATGTTGACCGCGCGGAGCGAGCCGATCGACCGCGTGCTGGGCCTGGAGATGGGTGCCGACGATTACCTGGCCAAGCCGTTCGAGCCGCGCGAACTGCTTGCCCGCATCCGCAACGTCCTGCGTCGCACCGAGGCGCTGCCGGCCAACCTGGAGCCGCTGGCGATCCGCCGCGCGCGCTTCTCCAGCTGGATATTCGATCTGGAACATCGCCACCTGGTCGATCCCGACGGGCGGGTGGTGGTGCTGTCCGGCGCCGAGTTCCGCCTGCTGCGGGTCTTCGTGGGGCATGCCAACAAGGTGCTGTCCCGCGAGCAGCTGGTCTCGCTGAGCAGCGGCCGCAACTACGAGTCGCAGGACCGTGCGATCGACCTGCAGGTCAGCCGCCTGCGCAACAAGCTGGCCGATGACGGGGGCAGCGATGGCCTGATCAAGACCGTGCGCAACGAAGGCTATGTGCTTGCGGCGGCGGTCACCCTGGAATGA
- a CDS encoding efflux RND transporter periplasmic adaptor subunit has translation MLTTPMHRPAELTIIVKPRLPRTRRARLLLLLVVVILIAAIVAWMLRKPAAPTLATSPVSRGDIEQTVEATGVIDAYKLVSVGAQASGQIKSLKVQLGDTVKEGDLIAEIDATTQQNQVLNAQASLDQVKAQRAVQQASLREAELEFARQQQMLAAEATSRAEFDAADAQLRTARAQIQSFDAQIKGRETELGTARANLAYTRITAPMDGTVVAVVAEEGRTVNANQTAPTIVMLARLDLVTVNAEVSEADVVKIKAGMPVYFTTLGEPDRKFHATLRQINPAPASIANDSSSSSSSSSSSSSTAVYYNALFDVENPDGTLRIDMTAQVSVMLKQAKDVLIIPAVALGPKTRDGQYMVRVADADGMPAPRKVKIGINNGANAEVLSGLAEGDKVIVGEGGGLQGTGGGNRGGSTVRIGGPGMGGPRR, from the coding sequence ATGCTGACAACGCCGATGCACCGGCCTGCCGAGTTGACGATCATCGTGAAGCCCCGTTTGCCCAGAACCCGCCGTGCCCGTCTGCTGCTGTTGCTCGTGGTCGTCATCCTGATCGCCGCGATTGTGGCATGGATGCTGCGCAAGCCGGCCGCCCCCACCCTGGCCACGTCACCGGTCAGCCGCGGCGACATCGAACAGACCGTGGAAGCCACCGGCGTGATCGACGCCTACAAGCTGGTCAGTGTCGGCGCGCAGGCCTCCGGCCAGATCAAATCATTGAAGGTCCAGCTCGGCGATACGGTCAAGGAAGGCGACCTGATCGCCGAGATCGACGCGACCACCCAGCAGAACCAGGTGCTCAATGCCCAGGCCTCGCTGGACCAGGTCAAGGCGCAGCGCGCGGTGCAGCAGGCCAGCCTGCGCGAAGCCGAGCTGGAGTTCGCCCGCCAGCAGCAGATGCTCGCCGCCGAGGCCACTTCGCGCGCTGAGTTCGATGCGGCCGACGCCCAGCTCAGGACCGCGCGTGCCCAGATCCAGTCCTTCGATGCACAGATCAAGGGCCGCGAAACCGAACTGGGCACCGCCCGTGCCAACCTGGCCTACACCCGCATCACCGCGCCGATGGACGGCACCGTGGTCGCCGTGGTCGCCGAAGAAGGCCGCACCGTCAACGCCAACCAGACCGCGCCGACCATCGTGATGCTGGCCCGCCTGGACCTGGTCACGGTCAATGCCGAAGTTTCCGAAGCGGACGTGGTCAAGATCAAGGCCGGCATGCCGGTGTACTTCACCACGCTGGGTGAGCCGGACCGCAAGTTCCACGCCACGCTGCGCCAGATCAATCCGGCGCCGGCCTCGATCGCCAACGACAGCTCGAGCAGCTCCAGCTCGTCCAGTTCCAGCTCCAGCACGGCGGTGTACTACAACGCGCTGTTCGACGTGGAAAATCCCGACGGCACGCTGCGCATCGACATGACCGCGCAGGTCTCGGTGATGCTCAAGCAGGCCAAGGACGTGCTGATCATCCCGGCCGTTGCACTCGGCCCGAAGACCCGCGACGGGCAGTACATGGTGCGCGTGGCCGATGCCGATGGCATGCCGGCACCGCGCAAGGTCAAGATCGGCATCAACAACGGCGCCAATGCCGAGGTGCTGTCCGGGCTGGCCGAGGGCGACAAGGTGATCGTCGGCGAAGGCGGCGGTCTGCAGGGCACCGGTGGCGGCAACCGCGGCGGCAGCACGGTGCGGATCGGCGGCCCCGGCATGGGCGGGCCGCGCCGATGA